In Lachancea thermotolerans CBS 6340 chromosome H complete sequence, a single genomic region encodes these proteins:
- the RVS161 gene encoding amphiphysin-like protein RVS161 (highly similar to uniprot|P25343 Saccharomyces cerevisiae YCR009C RVS161 BAR adaptor protein subunit of a complex (Rvs161p Rvs167p) that regulates actin endocytosis and viability following starvation or osmotic stress): MSWEGFKKAINRAGNSVLVKEVDKTIDKEYDIEERRYRTLERAGKELQKEAKGYLDSLRAVTASQVTIAEVISNLYDDSKTVSGGGYNVGNYYLQCVRDYDSETVKQLDGPFRETVLDPITKFSTYFSEIGDAIKKRDHKKQDYDAAKAKVRRLIDKPAKDASKLPRAEKELALAKDIFDNLNEQLKTELPQLVSLRVPYYDPSFEALVKIQLRFCTEGYTRLAQIQQYLDQQSRDDYANGQLDEKVADLLQQMTNLNICALGFK; encoded by the coding sequence ATGAGTTGGGAAGGattcaaaaaggccatCAACCGCGCTGGGAATAGCGTCTTGGTAAAAGAAGTCGATAAGACAATTGACAAAGAGTACGACATCGAAGAACGTCGTTATCGCACTCTGGAGAGAGCCGgcaaagaacttcaaaaggaaGCGAAAGGATACCTTGACTCCCTTAGGGCCGTAACCGCTTCACAGGTTACCATTGCAGAAGTTATATCAAACCTATACGATGACTCTAAAACGGTGAGCGGAGGCGGATACAATGTGGGAAACTATTACTTACAATGTGTACGCGACTACGACTCGGAAACGGTGAAGCAATTAGATGGCCCCTTTCGGGAGACTGTCCTTGACCCAATCACGAAGTTCTCCACCTATTTCAGCGAAATTGGAGATGcaatcaagaaaagagacCACAAGAAACAAGATTACGACGCAGCAAAAGCTAAAGTGCGGAGGCTTATTGACAAGCCTGCCAAAGATGCTTCTAAGCTTCCAAGAGCTGAGAAGGAGCTGGCTTTAGCGAAGGATATCTTTGATAATCTCAACGAGCAACTAAAGACGGAATTGCCACAATTAGTCTCTCTAAGAGTTCCATATTACGACCCTAGCTTCGAAGCCCTAGTTAAGATCCAACTTCGGTTCTGCACGGAGGGGTACACTCGTCTTGCCCAAATTCAGCAATACTTAGACCAGCAATCCAGAGATGATTACGCCAACGGTCAGCTTGACGAAAAAGTTGCAGACTTGCTACAGCAAATGACCAACTTAAATATATGTGCTTTAGGATTTAAGTGA
- a CDS encoding homocysteine S-methyltransferase family protein (similar to uniprot|Q12525 Saccharomyces cerevisiae YLL062C MHT1 S-methylmethionine-homocysteine methyltransferase), which translates to MRKPLKEFFKNNILLLDGGQGTELEKKGVSISHPLWSTLPFIIKNKTHLEAIKEMYRDFAEAGSNALMTITYQASFSSMKKYSEGLVNSEEDYAAFLDYVIGFTDRECITPDKYLVGSVGPYAGLLSNGAEYSGYYGEGKIDFIDYYSPQVKHFALSPRIDLIGIETIPNIDEFKALLSPEFSRLSFSKPYYISVTTDNNGCLRDGTSLNEICRAIKQSASLLPDNFVFFAINCVEFLHCVEILQSLNDCLEMQGVDRRFRFRGAYPNSGEIYHGGTHSWSSNPYAGPEDTWENLTLGLLSQECLMLGGCCRTGSEEIRQMALTTKKNSTVAAMKAFPSKASNNYQSF; encoded by the coding sequence ATGAGGAAACCActcaaagagtttttcaagaataacATTTTGCTTCTGGACGGCGGCCAAGGCACTGAGTTAGAGAAAAAGGGTGTTAGTATTTCGCATCCGTTATGGTCAACGCTTCCGTTTAtaatcaaaaataaaacaCATCTGGAAGCTATAAAAGAAATGTATCGCGACTTTGCTGAAGCAGGTTCTAATGCGTTGATGACAATTACCTATCAGGCGTCTTTCAGCTCTATGAAAAAGTACAGCGAGGGACTAGTAAACAGCGAGGAGGACTACGCAGCTTTTCTGGACTATGTCATTGGTTTTACTGACCGCGAATGCATAACTCCGGATAAATATTTAGTGGGAAGTGTTGGGCCATATGCAGGGCTTTTATCAAACGGAGCTGAATACTCTGGCTACTATGGCGAGGGTAAGATAGATTTCATTGATTATTATAGTCCACAGGTGAAGCACTTTGCCTTGTCGCCACGTATTGATTTGATTGGAATCGAGACGATCCCTAATATTGATGAGTTCAAGGCTTTGCTGAGCCCTGAGTTTTCACGGCTGTCTTTTTCCAAGCCATATTATATTAGTGTTACTACAGATAACAATGGGTGCCTGAGGGACGGAACATCCTTAAACGAGATATGTCGCGCTATCAAACAGTCTGCATCACTTCTTCCCGATAATTTTGTGTTCTTTGCTATCAACTGCGTGGAATTCCTTCACTGTGTAGAAATTCTGCAATCCTTGAATGACTGTCTTGAAATGCAAGGTGTAGATCGGCGCTTCCGCTTTAGGGGAGCTTACCCAAATTCTGGGGAAATTTACCACGGCGGCACCCACTCCTGGAGTAGCAACCCTTACGCGGGTCCCGAAGACACTTGGGAAAACTTGACTCTCGGGCTGTTGAGCCAGGAATGCCTTATGCTCGGCGGCTGTTGCAGAACTGgctctgaagaaattcGTCAAATGGCTTTGactacaaaaaaaaactcaacaGTTGCTGCGATGAAAGCGTTTCCAAGTAAAGCCAGCAACAACTACCAATCATTTTAG
- the RPC34 gene encoding DNA-directed RNA polymerase III subunit C34 (highly similar to uniprot|P32910 Saccharomyces cerevisiae YNR003C RPC34 RNA polymerase III subunit C34 interacts with TFIIIB70 and is a key determinant in pol III recruitment by the preinitiation complex), translating to MNNILTSGVDLSDRAKSLHAKMSSGGAAALYTQAELKDLAGSSSLTDLMSIVQELLDKNLIKLIKQNNELKFQAVNFAEAQKKAAMTADEALVYSYIEASGREGIWTKTIKARTNLHTVVVSKCLKSLESQRYVKSVKSVKFPTRKIYMLYNLQPSIEVTGGPWFTDSELDVEFINSLLTIVWRFVSERTYPNGFNNFTGGREVLYAAHVNNFATTDDILEFIISAKVANVELSTADIRSLCQVLVYDNKLEKVSFDCYRITLQSVLEMTQPAGESKDDADNTFTIFRCHNVIAPSSNDNEAIYLDEWIL from the coding sequence ATGAATAACATTCTGACATCAGGTGTCGACTTGTCAGACAGAGCCAAGAGTCTTCATGCCAAAATGAGTTCTGGAGGTGCTGCTGCGCTCTACACTCAAGCAGAGCTCAAGGATTTGGCAGGCAGCTCTTCTCTGACAGACCTTATGTCTATCGTTCAGGAGCTGCTTGATAAGAATCTGATAAAACTTATAAAGCAAAACAACGagctcaagtttcaagCCGTCAACTTTGCTGAGGCTCAGAAAAAGGCGGCTATGACCGCCGATGAGGCATTGGTCTATTCATACATCGAAGCCAGCGGGAGAGAAGGTATATGGACGAAAACCATTAAAGCAAGAACCAATTTGCACACAGTTGTTGTATCAAAATGCTTGAAATCCCTGGAGTCTCAAAGATACGTGAAGAGCGTCAAAAGCGTCAAGTTCCCTACTCGAAAAATTTACATGCTTTACAATCTACAGCCTTCCATAGAGGTTACAGGTGGACCGTGGTTCACTGATAGTGAGCTTGACGTCGAGTTCATCAACAGTCTGTTAACCATCGTCTGGAGGTTTGTTTCTGAGCGTACATATCCTAATGGGTTTAATAACTTCACTGGGGGTCGAGAGGTGCTCTACGCGGCCCACGTCAACAATTTCGCGACAACAGACGACATCTTAGAATTTATAATCAGCGCGAAAGTTGCGAATGTGGAATTGTCCACTGCCGACATAAGATCATTGTGTCAGGTCTTAGTTTATGACAATAAACTGGAAAAAGTGTCATTTGACTGTTACCGAATTACCCTTCAAAGCGTTCTGGAAATGACACAGCCTGCCGGAGAGTCGAAGGATGATGCAGACAATACATTCACGATATTTCGGTGCCATAATGTCATTGCGCCATCCAGCAACGATAATGAAGCTATCTATCTCGATGAGTGGATATTGTGA
- the ADP1 gene encoding putative ATP-dependent permease ADP1 (similar to uniprot|P25371 Saccharomyces cerevisiae YCR011C ADP1 Shows homology to ATP-dependent permeases Active transport ATPase) — protein MRPNVFAIGVFFSITTVLAEDFVQRLPSLQSCDLRGGLQIEDEGDKCPPCFNCMLPIFECKQFSKCNSNTGRCECLEGFGGADCSAPLCGALSKNNDDRPLRGNDTQSCKCEPGWGGINCNICEEDSVCDPFMPEGLKGTCYKDGMIVNKFHQGCDVTNEKIVQILNGKKPQVTFSCSKSSEECNFQFWIQEIESFYCGLNECEFQHDLSNNVSHYRCENVQCKCVPGEMLCGQKGSIDISEFLTETIKGPGDFSCDLKTKKCKFSEPSMNNLITTVFGDPYITLQCESGECVHYSEIPGYEQPSKDKLSLFQIIVLSATSMVVVVLTLLAVIFVSKSPLFKSTPVQLEDDDSNDFDFLKFGVRSTLTFEDISYSITSNKKEINLLNGISGSVRPGEIMALMGGSGAGKTTLLDILAMKEKAGKVSGLIKVNGKGVTKQNLAEIIGFVDQEDFLLPTLTVYETVLNSALLRLPRKMSFTAKQKRVYQVLEELRIIDIKDRIIGDDFDRGISGGEKRRVSIACELVTSPSILFLDEPTSGLDSNNANNVIECLVRLALHYNRTLVLSIHQPRSNIFKSFDKLVLLSQGEMVFSGAATDVSEFLRNNNYNCPSDYNIADYLIDITFESTKPGIMSPSYPGDIEANLHDHPSHFPPHMDGSDGRKDSVTATQSEWEHYAVHRDELRSLLDQRDENDNDVGLLNTKLLHAKFREGQYFSSLLQEIESTKASPTSTEVEVFSRVQSASFKEQLFILLSRTFKNIYRNPKLLLGNYLVTILMGCFLGSLYYNVENNISGFQNRLGLFFFILTYFGFLTFTGLTSFSLERIIFLKERSNNYYSPMAYYISKILSDVLPLRVVPPILLALVVYPTVGLNMSNNAFFKFVLILVLFNVGISLEILTVGIIVEDLNNSIVISVLILLASLLFSGLFINTKDISNIAFKYLKNLSIFYYAYESLIINEVKSLILKERKYGLDIEVPGATILSTFGFLVQNFLLDIKLLVAFNIMFLVLGYLGLQLIVIEKK, from the coding sequence ATGCGTCCAAATGTCTTCGCGATAggcgtttttttttcaataacCACAGTACTTGCTGAAGACTTTGTGCAGAGGCTGCCCAGCCTACAAAGTTGTGACTTACGAGGCGGATTGCAAATAGAAGACGAAGGAGATAAGTGTCCGCCTTGCTTCAACTGCATGCTGCCAATTTTTGAGTGCAAGCAGTTCTCTAAATGTAACTCTAATACAGGAAGATGTGAGTGCCTAGAAGGTTTTGGCGGCGCAGACTGTTCTGCTCCTTTATGCGGGGCACTATCCAAAAATAACGATGACCGACCGCTCCGCGGCAACGATACGCAGAGCTGTAAGTGTGAGCCTGGCTGGGGCGGCATCAACTGTAATATATGTGAAGAAGACTCTGTTTGCGATCCATTTATGCCTGAAGGGTTAAAGGGTACATGCTATAAAGATGGAATGATTGTGAACAAATTCCATCAAGGATGTGATGTCACTAATGAAAAAATCGTCCAAATATTGAATGGCAAGAAGCCACAAGTTACGTTTTCCTGCAgcaaaagctcagaagagTGCAACTTCCAATTTTGGATTCAAGAAATAGAGAGTTTCTACTGCGGTTTGAATGAATGCGAGTTTCAGCATGATTTAAGCAACAATGTGTCGCACTACCGCTGTGAAAACGTGCAATGCAAGTGCGTCCCTGGTGAGATGCTTTGTGGCCAGAAAGGATCTATCGACATTTCTGAATTCTTAACGGAAACCATCAAAGGGCCCGGGGATTTTAGCTGCGACTTaaagacaaaaaagtgtAAGTTCAGCGAGCCTAGTATGAATAATCTAATTACAACAGTTTTTGGTGATCCCTACATCACACTACAATGTGAGTCTGGGGAGTGCGTACACTACAGTGAAATTCCCGGATACGAGCAGCCGTCCAAAGACAAACTGTcgctttttcaaatcatAGTTTTATCAGCAACTTCTATGGTTGTAGTGGTTCTGACGTTGCTTGCCGTCATTTTTGTCTCCAAAAGTCcactcttcaaaagcacgCCTGTACAGCTGGAGGACGATGACAGCAATGACTTTgattttctcaaatttgGAGTGAGGTCAACGCTTACTTTCGAAGATATCAGCTATAGCATTACCTCCAATAAAAAAGAAATCAATTTGTTGAACGGAATAAGTGGTTCTGTGAGGCCTGGTGAAATAATGGCTCTAATGGGGGGTTCTGGTGCTGGGAAAACAACATTATTAGATATTTTGGCCATGAAGGAAAAGGCCGGGAAGGTTTCGGGGTTAATTAAGGTCAACGGCAAAGGTGTTACAAAGCAAAACCTCGCAGAAATTATTGGCTTCGTTGACCAGGAGGACTTTCTTTTGCCTACTTTAACTGTTTATGAGACTGTTTTGAATAGCGCACTTCTTCGCTTACCTAGAAAGATGAGTTTTACGGCAAAGCAAAAGCGAGTCTACCAAGTTCTCGAGGAACTCCGCATCATAGACATCAAAGATCGCATCATTGGTGATGACTTTGATAGAGGCATCAGTGGCggagaaaaaagaagagtttcTATCGCTTGTGAGCTCGTCACGTCCCCCTCAATCTTGTTTTTAGACGAGCCGACCTCTGGTTTAGACTCAAACAACGCTAACAACGTTATCGAGTGCTTAGTTCGCCTTGCGCTACACTATAACAGAACTTTAGTTCTCTCTATTCATCAACCGCGGTCaaacattttcaaatcttttgataAGCTCGTTCTGCTTAGCCAAGGCGAGATGGTTTTTTCTGGAGCTGCTACGGATGTGAGCGAGTTTCTACGCAATAACAATTATAATTGCCCGTCTGATTACAACATAGCGGATTACCTAATAGACATTACGTTTGAATCCACAAAGCCGGGCATCATGTCTCCATCATATCCCGGGGATATTGAAGCAAATTTGCATGATCACCCGAGCCACTTTCCGCCTCATATGGATGGTAGCGATGGAAGGAAAGACTCTGTAACAGCAACTCAAAGTGAATGGGAGCATTACGCGGTGCATAGGGACGAATTGCGTTCTTTACTTGACCAAAGGGATGAAAACGACAATGATGTTGGCCTTTTAAACACAAAGCTCCTGCATGCTAAGTTCAGAGAGGGCCAATACTTCTCCAGCCTCCTCCAAGAAATTGAGAGCACAAAAGCTTCACCAACTTCTACGGAAGTTGAGGTTTTCAGCAGGGTCCAATCagcatctttcaaagagcaaTTGTTTATTCTCTTGTCGCGcaccttcaaaaatatttacCGAAACCCTAAATTGTTGCTGGGGAACTATCTCGTGACTATCTTAATGGGTTGCTTCCTTGGCTCGCTTTATTATAACGTTGAAAATAACATCAGTGGGTTTCAAAATCGGCTAggcttgttctttttcatatTGACTTACTTTGggtttttgacttttaCAGGGCTgacttcattttctttggaaagaatcatatttttgaaagagcggTCAAATAACTATTACTCACCAATGGCCTATTACATCAGTAAGATTCTGAGCGACGTTTTGCCTCTGAGAGTCGTGCCCCCAATTCTTCTGGCCCTGGTAGTGTATCCAACAGTGGGGCTAAACATGAGCAACAATgcgtttttcaagtttgttttgattttggttCTCTTCAACGTTGGGATTTCTTTAGAGATTTTGACTGTTGGGATAATAGTTGAGGATCTCAACAACTCCATTGTTATAAGCGTTTTAATTTTACTAGCATCTTTGCTTTTCAGTGGACTTTTCATCAACACGAAAGACATCAGCAACATCGCATTTAAgtacttgaagaacttgtcGATATTTTACTACGCATATGAGTCTTTGATCATTAACGAGGTGAAATCGCTTATCCTCAAAGAAAGGAAGTATGGGCTCGACATTGAAGTGCCAGGCGCTACCATTCTGAGCACTTTCGGGTTCCTTGTTCAGAACTTCCTGCTAGATATTAAATTGCTTGTTGCATTCAACATCATGTTTTTGGTTCTGGGATACCTGGGCTTGCAATTGATAGTTATAGAAAAAAAATGA
- a CDS encoding uncharacterized protein (similar to uniprot|P43599 Saccharomyces cerevisiae YFR018C Hypothetical ORF) → MKSLRAFLVVLTLIQASLGILFGKEFYDNSLDRKLSLDPSTSESLLIPFNITRVPGSSGSEKVQEFITKHFKTLQSDWLIEPLQFAENSINFTNLVFTLGKNASSYLMLAAHYDSKKSPAGFIGATDSAASCAILMYISEFLDSLETGINAGLEESFWQGSKGLKIVFFDGEEALNQWTSEDSIYGARNLASLWKRDGTIEKIEAMILLDLLGSKDHVTVPSYFEQSDMMYKKIVEIKTQNTDALPFKEELLDVSERKFVEAKGNYIEDDHTPFWQHGIPVLHLIPIPFPSYWHTIEDNFSNLDEVKIKTWAILLCEFLYDRFD, encoded by the coding sequence ATGAAAAGCCTAAGGGCTTTCCTCGTTGTTCTAACTCTCATACAGGCTTCCTTAGGAATTCTGTTTGGGAAGGAATTTTATGACAATTCACTGGATCGCAAGCTGAGCTTAGATCCCAGCACGTCAGAAAGTCTGCTCATTCCTTTCAATATTACGCGAGTGCCTGGAAGCTCAGGCTCCGAGAAAGTTCAGGAATTCATCACAAAACATTTCAAGACCTTGCAAAGCGATTGGCTGATTGAGCCCCTGCAATTTGCTGAGAACAGTATAAATTTCACAAACTTGGTATTCACACTTGGAAAAAATGCCAGCAGTTATCTCATGCTGGCAGCTCATTACGATTCCAAAAAGTCCCCCGCGGGGTTCATTGGTGCTACAGACagcgcagcttcttgtgcAATTCTTATGTACATCTCTGAGTTTCTAGATAGTCTGGAGACTGGGATTAATGCTGGCCTTGAagagagtttttggcagGGGTCTAAAGGTCTCAAAAtagttttttttgatggaGAGGAGGCTTTGAATCAATGGACATCAGAAGACTCCATATACGGAGCGAGAAACTTGGCATCTCTCTGGAAAAGGGATGGTACTATTGAGAAGATAGAAGCAATGATATTACTCGACCTACTTGGGAGCAAAGATCATGTTACGGTACCAAGCTATTTCGAGCAGTCAGATATGATGTACAAGAAGATTGTTGAAATCAAGACGCAAAACACTGACGCACTTCCCTTTAAAGAAGAATTGCTTGACGTTTCTGAACGcaagtttgttgaagctAAAGGAAATTATATTGAGGACGATCATACTCCCTTCTGGCAGCATGGTATACCAGTATTGCATTTAATTCCTATTCCCTTTCCATCTTACTGGCATACTATAGAAGACAATTTTTCCAACTTAGATGAAGtgaaaataaaaacttGGGCCATTCTTCTTTGCGAGTTCCTTTACGATAGATTCGACTAA